Proteins found in one Herbiconiux sp. A18JL235 genomic segment:
- a CDS encoding HesB/IscA family protein, whose protein sequence is MSDTITAESVTAAGSAPAEAPAHKVGITPAAGQKVKTLLEQEGRDDLRLRVAVQPGGCSGLIYQLYFDERMLDGDGVVDFDGVEVIVDKMSTPYLEGATIDFEDTIQKQGFTIDNPNASGSCACGDSFH, encoded by the coding sequence ATGAGCGACACCATCACCGCAGAGTCCGTCACGGCGGCAGGCTCGGCCCCCGCCGAGGCGCCCGCGCACAAGGTGGGCATCACCCCCGCGGCCGGCCAGAAGGTCAAGACGCTGCTCGAGCAGGAGGGCCGAGACGACCTGCGGCTGCGCGTCGCCGTGCAGCCGGGCGGGTGCTCAGGCCTGATCTACCAGCTCTACTTCGACGAGCGCATGCTCGACGGCGACGGTGTCGTCGACTTCGACGGCGTCGAGGTCATCGTCGACAAGATGAGCACCCCCTACCTCGAGGGCGCCACCATCGACTTCGAAGACACCATCCAGAAGCAGGGCTTCACCATCGACAACCCGAACGCATCCGGCAGCTGCGCCTGCGGCGACTCGTTCCACTGA
- a CDS encoding dipeptidase — protein sequence MTGPTDSPFSQETALDDRDRAVLAAVEAALPSSIAELAGLVRIPSVSWSAFDPAHVAASADAVAALFRETGLFESVDVRRSTTSTGEDGQPAVLATRPARNGRPTVLLYAHHDVQPPGAEADWESPAFEPTVRGDRLYGRGAADDKAGVLSHLAAVRALAEVAGPDFDLGLTVFIEGEEEFGSRSFENFLRENRDRLAADVIVVADSDNWDEKTPSLTVSLRGNVTFRLTVTTLAHASHSGMFGGAAPDAMMAAVRLAASFHDDAGSVAVAGLVTRDADTPEYTEETLRAEAGLLEGVAPVGTGSILSRLWNQPSLTVTGIDAPSVANASNTLVPSVALRVSVRIAPGQDAREALDAVTQHIRSHTPFGAHVEIDEVDTGSPFLVDTSGWAVAEAERAMADAWGRPAVLAGIGGSIPFIPQLVAEFPEAQILVTGVEDPHTRAHSPNESLHLGVFKRAIGAQALLLARLNDRASTAGNE from the coding sequence ATGACTGGTCCCACCGATTCCCCGTTCTCCCAGGAAACAGCGCTCGACGACCGCGACCGAGCGGTGCTCGCGGCGGTGGAGGCGGCCCTGCCGTCGTCGATCGCCGAGCTGGCGGGTCTCGTGCGCATCCCCTCGGTGTCGTGGTCGGCCTTCGATCCCGCCCATGTGGCAGCGAGCGCCGACGCCGTGGCGGCGCTGTTCCGCGAGACCGGGCTGTTCGAGAGCGTCGACGTGCGCCGCTCCACCACCTCCACCGGCGAGGACGGCCAGCCCGCCGTGCTCGCCACCCGCCCTGCCCGCAATGGGCGCCCCACCGTGCTGCTCTACGCCCACCACGACGTGCAGCCCCCGGGCGCCGAGGCCGACTGGGAGTCGCCGGCCTTCGAGCCGACCGTGCGCGGCGACCGCCTCTACGGGCGCGGTGCCGCCGACGACAAGGCGGGAGTGCTCTCGCACCTCGCCGCCGTGCGCGCCCTCGCCGAGGTGGCGGGACCCGACTTCGACCTCGGTCTCACCGTCTTCATCGAGGGGGAGGAGGAGTTCGGCTCCCGCTCCTTCGAGAACTTCCTGCGCGAGAACCGCGACCGGCTCGCCGCCGACGTGATCGTCGTCGCCGACTCCGACAACTGGGACGAGAAGACGCCGTCGCTCACGGTGAGCCTCCGCGGCAACGTCACCTTCCGGCTCACGGTGACGACGCTCGCCCACGCCTCGCACTCCGGCATGTTCGGTGGGGCGGCGCCCGACGCCATGATGGCCGCCGTGCGCCTGGCCGCGAGCTTCCACGACGACGCGGGCTCGGTCGCCGTCGCCGGGCTCGTCACCCGCGACGCCGACACGCCCGAGTACACCGAGGAGACCCTCCGGGCCGAGGCTGGCCTGCTCGAGGGCGTCGCCCCGGTGGGAACCGGCAGCATCCTCTCCCGGCTCTGGAACCAGCCCTCACTCACGGTCACCGGCATCGACGCGCCGTCGGTGGCGAACGCCTCGAACACCCTCGTCCCCTCCGTCGCCCTCCGCGTGAGCGTGCGCATCGCACCGGGTCAGGATGCTCGCGAGGCTCTCGACGCCGTCACGCAGCACATCCGCTCGCACACCCCGTTCGGCGCCCATGTCGAGATCGACGAGGTCGACACCGGGAGCCCCTTCCTCGTCGACACCTCCGGCTGGGCCGTCGCCGAGGCCGAGCGTGCCATGGCCGACGCCTGGGGGAGGCCCGCGGTGCTCGCCGGCATCGGCGGCTCCATCCCGTTCATCCCGCAGCTGGTCGCCGAGTTCCCCGAGGCGCAGATCCTCGTCACCGGCGTCGAAGACCCGCACACCCGTGCGCACAGCCCGAACGAGTCGCTGCACCTCGGGGTGTTCAAGCGGGCAATCGGGGCCCAGGCTCTGCTTCTGGCGCGCCTGAACGACAGGGCCTCGACGGCCGGGAATGAATGA